In Methanothermobacter tenebrarum, the sequence TCTTTCCCTTGATTTGTCTGTGTATTTTGATGCTCACTGCCCCGATTTTAGAGAGGATTAACTTGTTTCCTTCAAGCGCGGACCCTGATTGATTATAATTTATGGGTACTATTTTCCTTTGTAGCGTAATCTTCCCACTTTTTTACCATTCTTTTTCAACTGGAGAGGGCCCTGATGTTGTTCCAGAGTTGACGGTTTACCATTTGCAAGACTTTACTGTAAACTTTCTTAAGTTCAAGATTCTCCCCATACTATCAGTTTTTGCGTATCACACGGGGTTAGTTCTCGGCCTTCTGTTTTAGCCTTGTTCTTGGAGTGGGCGGTTGTAGAGCCACCTGCAAAGATCAAAGTGTTCAAGTAAGTTTCAATAGTTTTAGACGGGTAAAGACGAAACTTGTAACCGAGCACTCTTTGCTCCCCCAACATACAAATATAGTGATACTGGAGAGCATATCGCATGTCTATCAACCTATGTATCTCATAACTATAAAATGTTTTTCGGCTTTCATCCCCCAGGGGGTTCCCGCCGAAAAAGTTAAACAGGATAGAGATCGTAGGATGAGAACATTAACACATAGCAGGGACTATTCTCCGCAGTTGGTGCATAAGATGGTTAAAAAAAAGGGATACAGGAGCCCCCATGTTTCACCATCAAAAGTGGGGGATAGGACAAAGAAAAACCCAAACATCAGAATAGGAGAAATTATAATGGGGAGAAAAGCATTGAAACTATCCCCAGTTTATCCAACAATCCATTAATGACCTCAGAAAGGTTATCAATCGGATTCTAAGGAATATTAAAATTTATCCCGGTGTATTATCCGCGGTTACCCGATTCATTACCCTAAACATTCTCTGTGCTCCTAGAAGATTATATCCAGCGAACAAACAAGTATAACTGGAAGACATCTTCAAAAAAAATAACCCCCCAAGGGGATGCTAAGCGGTCAATGAAAAACGAGAAAAGGGTGCAACTCGCGGATAAACCCTAGAATAGACATCCTAGATCAGAAAAAAGCCTTTTGATAATCATCCCCAAAAGATTTTGACGAATCCTCTGGAACTGATAAAAATATATATAAAGTCTGTTAGATATTAATCTCTACACCCCATAATAGTCTAAGTTTATCAGCGGAAGCCCCCAGGGAGATGGAAGCCGAAAAATAATATAAGCCATGGAAAAAAGTTATAAATATACGGGGCTGGGACAGTTCCCAGGCCCATGAGGAAACCCTATAGTATACCAGTAAGGCTTCATCATTGAAGCAGGAAATCCCCATCCGATAGCTAGGGGGTAGTTCGCAGCTTCTCTAGATCAGTTGTGATGTGATGATAATGATAGAAAGCAAGATCAAGGCTCTTCGACAAGCAGCGCAAGTATCAAGCACCAGTTCAGGAAAGATATGGTGTGTCGCTGCGGGTAACGAGGATACGATTAACAGCGTAGCCTATGAGGCCATAGCATCAAAGGATAAGGTTAAAATACTCTTCAGAGAACATGTATCGGTTAAAGAGGCGTTTGTCAGGAAAAAATTTGATTTGATGATGCTTTATGGTGATGAGGCCAAGATACGAGATCTATCAATAATATGCAAAGAGAATGGTGGAGCATTTTTAAAGATAGCACCATATTATGTTAAAAACGAACCCCACCTCCTACTTCTCGTAGCACCAGAGAACCTGATCAAAAAATTTGTCGGCGAAGCAGAAAAGAAGAAAGCCAACCTCAAGTTAATCCTTGAGGATAAAACAACAGGTTTTATAGAAGCAGATGTTTATTTAACTGAAAAATTGCCAAAGTTTATAAAGGATATTATTGACCCATTATTTAAAGTTACAGATGTTGTCTTAACAACACTACTAATATCAGTCTCCAAGGAAGACGACGCTGAAAAGATAAAAGAAATCTCAGCCCACAATAATATATTTATTGTGGACTTCAAAGACATTCTAAAGGAGGATTAAAATGTTTTCATTTAGAAAAAAGGAAAAAGGAGAAAAAACGGAGAGCAAAACGGTCACAAACACCCTTGGTATAGACCTAGGGACTCTGAATACCGTGATAGCCAAGCCATCAGGGGATAAATTTGACATTTATAAAATACCATCAGTAGTCGCTGTGAAAAAGGACGACCCATCCTATGTCCTAGCAGTAGGTGAAGAAGCGAAAAAAATGCTAGGCAGAACACCAGAAGATATAGTGGCTGTCAGACCACTTAGAAAGGGTGTTGTGGAGAGCGTGGCACAAGCAGAAGCGCTTATAATCCACGCAATAGAAATGAGTGCAGGTGACATATCAGAGATCGACAGGATAGTTATAGGCATCCCAGGTAACGCATCAGAAGTTGAAAGGAATGCAGTTGAAGAAATCGGCAAGAGAGCAGGTGTAAAATACGTCCTAGTTATAAGCGAGGGCCTCGCAGCGGCAATAGGCGCAGGATTACCAATAGCAGAAGCCTCAGGTACCATGGTAATTGACATCGGCGCAGGATCAAGCGACATTGTCGTCATATCACTCGGGGGGATAACAGACATTGAAACAGTACGAGTCGGTGGCGACGACATAGATGAAAACATAGTAGAACTAGTTAAAGAAAAACACAACGTCGAAATAGGACTACACGAAGCCGAAAAGGCCAAAATCGAAGTTGGCATGGTCCACTCAAAAACAGAAATTGAAAACGAGAAAACCACAGTAATAGGAAAATGCATGGAAACAAACAAGCCAAAAGAGGTTGAAATAGATTCAAAACTGGTCGCTGACGCGGCAGAACCCGTCATCACAAAGGTAATAGACGCCCTCTCAAAAGTCCTTGAAAGATTATCACCCGAACTCATATCAGGAGTATACAATAGGACAATACTAGTCGGGGGCACATCCCTCCTAAGAGGACTTAAAGAAAGAATCTACGAAGAAGTGGGCATACCAGCCAAAGTATCAGAAGACCCCATGACCGTAGTGGCCAAGGGCGCAGCCATCGTCGCAGCCGAACCAAGAGCACTAGAACCAGAAGTAAGACTAAAAGCCATGAAATAATTAGCTGATCCAATGAAAATACTCGGAATCGACGAAGCAGGCAGAGGACCCGTGATAGGACCCCTAATCATAGCAGGGGTCATGCTACCAAAAGAAAAAATAAAAATCCTCGAAAAACTCCAAGTTAAAGACTCCAAAAAACTCACACCAAGAAAACGCACATACCTCGCCAAAAAGATAAAAAAAATCAGCAAATATTATATAACAAGAATAGACGCTCCAACCATAGACAAACTACGCCAAGAGGGTGTGAACCTCAACGAAATAGAAAAAAGAGCCATGGCAGATATCATCAATAAAGCCCGGCCAGACCATGCAATAATAGACTCAGTCGACATAAAACCCCAACGATTCGAAAAAGAAATAAAAAAACTGATAAAATATAAAATAAGCATCAAAGCAGAACACGGTGCCGACACAAAATATCCAATAGTCTCAGCAGCATCCATAATAGCCAAAGATCAAAGAGAACAAGAAATAGAAAAAATAAAAAAGGAATATAAAATAGAATTCGGCTCAGGATACCCCAACGACCCCCTCACAAAAAAATTCCTATCCAAACTAGACACAAAAAGACTACCAGACTTCATAAGAAAATCATGGGCCACAATAAAAAACATGCAAAAAAGTGGGGGCTTCTAAAAGATGATCACAGAACCAATAATAAATTCCATCACAACAATACTAGAAATGTTCAGAAGCGGGGGTATAATCACATACGCCATCGCAATCATAGGAATATATGGACTAGCCCTCTCCATAGAAAAAATGTATTATCTCCGCAAAATATCACGTATCAGCACCCCGGAGATCATAGGGATCGTCAACGATTCCATGGAAAAAGGAGGAGCCCTAGAAGCCCTCAGAGCCATAGGACAATACCAAAACCCAATCTCCAAGATAATCTCAGAAGCCCTTAAAATAGGCTACAGGAACAAAGCAGAAGTCGAAGATGCCATGGAAAGAGTTTTCATCGTCGAAATGAGTAACATGACCCGCGGCCTCGGCACCCTCAAGACAATAATCGAAATCACACCACTCCTAGGTCTTATAGGCACAGTCATAGGAATATGGCACACATTCAAGGTCCTTGGAGTTAACGCAGACCCCACCTCAATGGCACAAGGAATCTACATAGCCCTTATCACGACCATAGCCGGGCTCACAGTCGCAATACTACTACTACCATTCTACTCATACCTAACAAGCAAAATAGAAGCCGAAATAGATAAAATAGAACTTATAAAAAAGATGACGAACTGGAATTACGCGGTTATGAAAATCAAAGTAGAAGGAAACCTCGAAGCCGTGATGGAAGCCCTCAGAGAATCAGAGGGCATAGTTAACGTGAAACTCATCAACGAACCCGAAGCAAACATGCAAGTAGCCTTCAAACCCAGCATGCTAGAAAAGAGTATAAACAACATAATACTCGAAAAATGTAACAAGAGCGCAGATATAATAGAAAGCAGACTAAAACAATAAAATCGGTGGAATAATATTGCCCATTGACGTTGAAAGATATAAAAGGAAGATTAGAAGGGCTAATCCACGCTTCAACCTCGTCCCATTTATAGACATATTATTCACCTTACTCATCTTCCTCGTTGTAACGAGCAGCTTTCAAGGAATCAACGAAGGAACATCCTCATCCTCTGGCAAACCCGAACCTGGAGAGACTTTAGGCCCCTCAGAATATTATCTAATCCCCGTCGCCGGCTTGAAAAAGGTTATAGTTAATAACGTGGACAAATCAGAGTACATAAAAAATAGTGCAATCGCAGTCCACACACGCGTATTAGACGAGGGTGAAATAACAATAAGACCAAGGGAGGGTCTCATAATCATACAAACACCACCAGGTTTCCCGGTGGATAAAGCCGTTAAGAGTCCAGCCTAGTAAAGGTGATAAATAATGTATCTTGGTAGAATATTAGCTGTTGGAAGCAGCGAAGATGGTGTATTCGCCGCTTATAGGGTGTCGAGCAGATCATTCCCCAATAGGATTGCTAAAAAATTCGAGGACAGAATCGCCATCATCCCCAAAGAAGGTCATGAAACCGATGTCTTCAAGAACCCTTATATCGCATACAATTGCATAAGGATAGTAGGGGACACAGCAATAGTATCCAATGGTTCACATACAGATGTGATAGCTGATAAGATAAACCTGGGCATGAACATGAAAGATGCTATAACATTATCCCTACTTACAATGGACTATGAAAAGGATGAACTCAACACCCCAAGGATAGCAGCAGCCATAAAAGATGATGGTGAAGGCTATATAGGGATAGTAACATCCCATAACATCCAAGTACAGAGAGTGCCAAGTGGGAGCGCATATTACATATCCACATATGAGCATATAACACCCCGAAAAGTCAAATTCGAGGCGGAGAATGCGGATGAAGCAGCCGCCCATATAATGGGTGGGGGAGAATTCTCCAAGTTCACACACCCAGTAACCGCGGCAGCGGCTTTTAAAAGGACAGTTGAATGGGAACTTAGCACAATTTAACCAATCATATAACATTAAGGTGCCCCAATTGGAGATAAAAATCATAGGACTTTCCACAATCCCCCTTATAAAAGAGGGTGACGATCTAGCAAATATCATTATTGAAGCCTCCAAGAGGGAAGATAAAAAGATCGAAGATGGAGATATTATTGTTATCGCAGAGACCATAGTATCCAAGGCCGAAGGGAATAAAATAAACCTTAAAGGGATAAAACCCACACCAGCGGCTAAAAGATTAGCCGAGCAGACAGGTAAAGACCCGAGGTTAGTTGAGGCAATATTAAGAGAATCAAAGGATATAATAAAAGTTGGACACGATTTCATAATCTCGGAGACAAAACATGGTTTTATATGCGCAAATGCTGGTATAGATGAATCAAATGTTGAAGAGGGGATGGCAACGCCCCTACCAGAGGATCCGGATGCCACAGCAGAAAACATAAGATCCTCATTAATTGACAAATTAGGGAAGGATATAATTGTTATAATAGCCGATACCCAGGGACGTCCTTTCAGGGAAGGTGCTGTAGGGGTTGCTGTGGGCGTTTCGGGCATGAGCCCAATCTGGGATAGGAGGGGGGAAACAGACCTCTATGGTAAGAGCCTGAAAACAACAAAGATTGCAGTTGCCGATGAGATAGCATCAGCAGCCTCCATGGTAATGGGGCAAGCAAACGAAGGAATACCAATCGTCATAATAAAAGGCTATCCACATAACCATCTCAAGGCTGAAGGCACATCCAAAGACCTCCTAAGGCCAAAGGAATTGGATGTTTTCCGTTAAATGGGGAGACTTAAATGATAACTGTATTATCTGGGGGTACGGGGACTCCTAAGCTCCTCCAGGGGATGAAAGAGATTATCAACCCATCCCAGATCACTGTAATAGTTAATACGGTGGAAGATGACTATTTCTCAGGCTTATATGTCACACCCGACATTGACACAGTCCTCTACACTCTAGCAGATATTATAAACGAGGACACCTGGTACGGTATAAAGGATGATACATTCATCACACATGAAATGTTAAAAAAACTGGGATGCCCAGAACTTCTAAGGATAGGCGACAAAGACCGTGCATTCAAAATCCAGAAAACACTACTATTAGAAGATCATAGTCTCTCAGAAGCTGTAGATATCCAAAGGAAGAGCCTCGGTATAAGATCAAAGGTAATACCAATGAGTGACGAGCCCTCAGAAATAAAAATATTCACGGAGAAGGGGCCGATGAGCTTCCACCAATTCCTCATCAAAGAAAAATCCGAACCAGAAGTGTTCGACATACACTATAATATTGTCAGGCCAGCACCTGGTGTTATAGAGGCTATAAAGGATTCAGAGATGGTTATCATAGGACCATCTAATCCAGTGACTTCCATTGGCCCAATAATCTCAACAAAAGGTGTTAAAAAAGCCTTGGAGCAAGTTTCCGTAACCGCCGTATCCCCCATTGCCGGGGGAATGCCATTCAGCGGCCCCGCCGCGAAATTCATGGAAGCTTTAGGCTACGAGGTGTCTTCTATGGGGGTTTGCCAAATTTATGCAGACTTTTTAGACAAATTTGTCATTGATGAAAAGGATTCCCATTTAGAGGAAAAAATAGAAAAACTAATAAAAGAGGTTACGATAACAAACACCAAGATGGAAAATCTCAAAGACAAAATACGGTTGGCTAGAATAATTTTAGGTGAAATAGTATGATTCAAATGACCTTAATCCAAATAGATAATTATGGACCATGGACTGTAACCCCCACCCCCAGACGAGAATCAGACCTCCAAATATTACAAGCCGAACTTTACGCTGACCTCCAAAGACAATTCGCCGCAAAACAAGGACTAGTTTTTTTCATGAGATTCGATAACATGCTCGCCATAAGTAACGGCATGGACATGGAAGACCATCTAAGAATACAAGAGTCCATAGGTAACAGATACCCGATAACCGTGAGTATGGGGGTTGGAACAGCACAGACACCCTATGATGCGCAGAGGAAAGCTACAAGGGCCCTCCAGAGTCATGGTGGCGCACAATCCGAGGACAGGAAAGAAGTGCTTGCAATCGACGCTTTAGCCGATGATGAAGGTTTTGTACAAATAGCCCACATCGACATCAATGGGATAACAGAAACACTCACCGATACCATGCCAGCCTATGACACATCCTTCGTGGTTAATCGAGTACAACACTTTTTAATGAAGAAATTAATCAAAAAAGGATCGCTACTATTTTTTATAGGCGGAGACAATTTCATGTCCCCCTGTAACGGCCTAGCACCAGAAGGATTGCTCAAGATCATAAATGAGATAAAAGACGAAATAAACATCGCATTAAAAGCGGGTATAGGTAAAGCTCCAACAGCCGAAAAGGCAGCTAATTTAGCAGACCTTGCACTTGAAGAGATAAGAGGCGGTTTCACCTACGATCTAGTACATCTCATGAAGGAATGATCAATGATCCTTAAAGTATTAGCCCCCATGGCAGGTATTTCCAATGCAAGATTCTGCCTCAAACTCATCCCATATGGTTTTAACATGGTCACCCTAGGCGGCTATAACGCCGATAAACCAACAGTAATGGCCGCCAAGAAGATAATAGAAAGGGGAAGATTAGAATTCGATTTTAGCGCTGATGAATTACCATCCATAATCCAAGAGGAAGCTTCCCTAATAAAAGACAAGGCAAATGTTATGGTATCTGTCAATTTAAGGGCCGTCTCACCCGATCCAATTATAGAAATTTCAAGAATAAAAGAAGTCGATGTTGTGGAGATAAACGCCCATTGCCGCCAGATGGAACTTACAAGTATTGGCTGCGGCCAGACACTCTTAATGGACCTTGAAAGATTGGAAGATTTCACAAGAGAAGTTGTGAGAAGATCGAATTCAAAAGTTTCAGTTAAGATAAGGGGTAACATACCAGGAGTTGATGAATCAAAGGTCGCCAAGGTTTTAGATGAGAGTGGAGTAGATTATATCCATTTAGATGCTATGAAACCAGGTTTTAATTCTGCAGATCTTAAATTAGTAAATAGGGTGAGTAAAATGATAGAAAGAGCTGCTTTGATAGGTAATAATTCCATAAGGGATTTAGAGTCTGCTAGGAGAATGTTAAAAGCGGGTGCAGATGGTATATCCATTGCAAGGGCCGCTATGAACGGAAAATTACCATTTAACCTATCATTATTATGACCAAAAAAATTGGATCCTAGAAACTTTTAATATAAAGTTTAATATTTAATATAATTTAGGTTATCATATTTACCTATCCGATCCACATGAAAAAGGGTGATTTCATGGCTTTTATAACACTAGAAAATGTTACTAAAACCTTCAAGGGAATAGACGCCATTAAAAATCTTAGTATAAAGATAGAGGAAGGCACGGTGCTCGGTATTCTAGGTAGAAGTGGTGCTGGGAAATCAGTGCTCAT encodes:
- the rnhB gene encoding ribonuclease HII, whose amino-acid sequence is MKILGIDEAGRGPVIGPLIIAGVMLPKEKIKILEKLQVKDSKKLTPRKRTYLAKKIKKISKYYITRIDAPTIDKLRQEGVNLNEIEKRAMADIINKARPDHAIIDSVDIKPQRFEKEIKKLIKYKISIKAEHGADTKYPIVSAASIIAKDQREQEIEKIKKEYKIEFGSGYPNDPLTKKFLSKLDTKRLPDFIRKSWATIKNMQKSGGF
- a CDS encoding MotA/TolQ/ExbB proton channel family protein, which codes for MITEPIINSITTILEMFRSGGIITYAIAIIGIYGLALSIEKMYYLRKISRISTPEIIGIVNDSMEKGGALEALRAIGQYQNPISKIISEALKIGYRNKAEVEDAMERVFIVEMSNMTRGLGTLKTIIEITPLLGLIGTVIGIWHTFKVLGVNADPTSMAQGIYIALITTIAGLTVAILLLPFYSYLTSKIEAEIDKIELIKKMTNWNYAVMKIKVEGNLEAVMEALRESEGIVNVKLINEPEANMQVAFKPSMLEKSINNIILEKCNKSADIIESRLKQ
- a CDS encoding GTP cyclohydrolase III gives rise to the protein MIQMTLIQIDNYGPWTVTPTPRRESDLQILQAELYADLQRQFAAKQGLVFFMRFDNMLAISNGMDMEDHLRIQESIGNRYPITVSMGVGTAQTPYDAQRKATRALQSHGGAQSEDRKEVLAIDALADDEGFVQIAHIDINGITETLTDTMPAYDTSFVVNRVQHFLMKKLIKKGSLLFFIGGDNFMSPCNGLAPEGLLKIINEIKDEINIALKAGIGKAPTAEKAANLADLALEEIRGGFTYDLVHLMKE
- the cofD gene encoding 2-phospho-L-lactate transferase; the encoded protein is MITVLSGGTGTPKLLQGMKEIINPSQITVIVNTVEDDYFSGLYVTPDIDTVLYTLADIINEDTWYGIKDDTFITHEMLKKLGCPELLRIGDKDRAFKIQKTLLLEDHSLSEAVDIQRKSLGIRSKVIPMSDEPSEIKIFTEKGPMSFHQFLIKEKSEPEVFDIHYNIVRPAPGVIEAIKDSEMVIIGPSNPVTSIGPIISTKGVKKALEQVSVTAVSPIAGGMPFSGPAAKFMEALGYEVSSMGVCQIYADFLDKFVIDEKDSHLEEKIEKLIKEVTITNTKMENLKDKIRLARIILGEIV
- a CDS encoding IMP cyclohydrolase, translated to MYLGRILAVGSSEDGVFAAYRVSSRSFPNRIAKKFEDRIAIIPKEGHETDVFKNPYIAYNCIRIVGDTAIVSNGSHTDVIADKINLGMNMKDAITLSLLTMDYEKDELNTPRIAAAIKDDGEGYIGIVTSHNIQVQRVPSGSAYYISTYEHITPRKVKFEAENADEAAAHIMGGGEFSKFTHPVTAAAAFKRTVEWELSTI
- a CDS encoding MJ0144 family RNA dihydrouridine synthase-like protein — protein: MILKVLAPMAGISNARFCLKLIPYGFNMVTLGGYNADKPTVMAAKKIIERGRLEFDFSADELPSIIQEEASLIKDKANVMVSVNLRAVSPDPIIEISRIKEVDVVEINAHCRQMELTSIGCGQTLLMDLERLEDFTREVVRRSNSKVSVKIRGNIPGVDESKVAKVLDESGVDYIHLDAMKPGFNSADLKLVNRVSKMIERAALIGNNSIRDLESARRMLKAGADGISIARAAMNGKLPFNLSLL
- a CDS encoding coenzyme F420-0:L-glutamate ligase, which codes for MPQLEIKIIGLSTIPLIKEGDDLANIIIEASKREDKKIEDGDIIVIAETIVSKAEGNKINLKGIKPTPAAKRLAEQTGKDPRLVEAILRESKDIIKVGHDFIISETKHGFICANAGIDESNVEEGMATPLPEDPDATAENIRSSLIDKLGKDIIVIIADTQGRPFREGAVGVAVGVSGMSPIWDRRGETDLYGKSLKTTKIAVADEIASAASMVMGQANEGIPIVIIKGYPHNHLKAEGTSKDLLRPKELDVFR
- a CDS encoding ExbD/TolR family protein, which translates into the protein MPIDVERYKRKIRRANPRFNLVPFIDILFTLLIFLVVTSSFQGINEGTSSSSGKPEPGETLGPSEYYLIPVAGLKKVIVNNVDKSEYIKNSAIAVHTRVLDEGEITIRPREGLIIIQTPPGFPVDKAVKSPA
- a CDS encoding rod shape-determining protein, which produces MFSFRKKEKGEKTESKTVTNTLGIDLGTLNTVIAKPSGDKFDIYKIPSVVAVKKDDPSYVLAVGEEAKKMLGRTPEDIVAVRPLRKGVVESVAQAEALIIHAIEMSAGDISEIDRIVIGIPGNASEVERNAVEEIGKRAGVKYVLVISEGLAAAIGAGLPIAEASGTMVIDIGAGSSDIVVISLGGITDIETVRVGGDDIDENIVELVKEKHNVEIGLHEAEKAKIEVGMVHSKTEIENEKTTVIGKCMETNKPKEVEIDSKLVADAAEPVITKVIDALSKVLERLSPELISGVYNRTILVGGTSLLRGLKERIYEEVGIPAKVSEDPMTVVAKGAAIVAAEPRALEPEVRLKAMK